The nucleotide window CTGCGGGCACGCTCCTCCAACGGCGCGGTGCTGCGCTCCGCACTCTCCCTCTGGGACGGTCCGACCGGCCTCGCGGACATCGGCGCACTCCCCCACTTCAATCCCGACCTGGACGGCGACGACGACATGCCCCCCGCGCCCGTCGCCACCCTGCGCGCCGAGGTCGCCGCCGCCGACGCCCTGCTCCTCGTCAGCCCCGAGTACGCACACGGCGTCCCCGGCGTCCTCAAGAACGCGCTCGACTGGCTGGTCAGCAGCGGTGAATGCGTCCACAAGCCGGTCGCGGTGATCACTGCCTCGCCGTTCCCCACCGGCGGCGACCACGCCAACGCCCAACTCCGCGAGACCCTGCGCATGATGACCGGCACGGTCGTGACGGCGGCCTGCCGCGAAATCCCCGCCATCGGCCCCAAGGTCGACCCCGCCACCGCACGCGTGGCCGACGAGGACACCCTCGCCGACCTGGGCAGGGCCATGACTCACCTGGCCGAGGCCGCCGCCGCCCCGCTCACCCTCTGACCCCGCCCCGGAACGCCCGGGAACCCTGGCGGGAGGCCCCGCCCCCACCGCTCGCCCGGCCCCTCCGCTCCGCTCACACCCCGCTCACACCCCGAACAACCGCGCCGCGTTCCCGTAGCAGACCCCGCGCAGCCACTCCTCGCCCAGCTCCAGCCGGGTGAGCGCCTCCAGCGCATGCGCGTACCCGTAGGGGATGTTGGGGAAGTCGCTGCCGAACAGCACCCGTTCACCGAGGTCCTTCAGCCGGCCGCGCTCCTCCCGTGGGAACGGCGCGGTCCGCTCGGAGAAGTCGGTGAAGGCCATCGTCGTATCGAGGTGCACACCGGGATAGCGCTGTGCAAGGTCCAGGAAGTCGGCGTACTCCGGCATCCCCATATGGGCGATGATCAACCGCAGCCGGGGATGGCGCGCCAGCAGCCGCGCGATCGGCTCGGGCCCGGTGTGCTTGCCGGGCGCCGGGCCCGAGCCGCAGTGGATGACCACCGGCACACCGGCCTCCGCGAGCGCACCCCACACCGGTGCGAGCCGCGCATCGGCCGGGTCGTACCCGCCCACCTGCACATGCGCCTTGAAGACCCGTGCCCCGCCCGCGAGTTCGGCGTCCACATAGCGGCCGGCGCCCTCCTCCGGGAAGAACGTCGCGGTCCGCAGACAATCGGGCGTACGGGCCGCGAAATCAGCCGCCCAGCCGTTGAGCCACTGCGCCATCCCCGGCTTGTGCGGATAGATCATCGAGGTGAACACCCGCACCCCGAAGCCCCGCAGCACCGCCAGCCGCTCGTCCTCCTCGAACCGGTAGGTGATCGGCCATGCCCTGCCCACCAGCGGCCCGGCTGCGTCAAAGTACGCCCAGACCTTCGCCATCACCCGCTCGGGCATGAAGTGCGTATGCACATCGATCACCCCCGGCAGCCCCAACTCCCGCCA belongs to Streptomyces sp. NBC_01454 and includes:
- a CDS encoding amidohydrolase family protein, producing MADGDERVGAFWRELGLPGVIDVHTHFMPERVMAKVWAYFDAAGPLVGRAWPITYRFEEDERLAVLRGFGVRVFTSMIYPHKPGMAQWLNGWAADFAARTPDCLRTATFFPEEGAGRYVDAELAGGARVFKAHVQVGGYDPADARLAPVWGALAEAGVPVVIHCGSGPAPGKHTGPEPIARLLARHPRLRLIIAHMGMPEYADFLDLAQRYPGVHLDTTMAFTDFSERTAPFPREERGRLKDLGERVLFGSDFPNIPYGYAHALEALTRLELGEEWLRGVCYGNAARLFGV
- a CDS encoding NADPH-dependent FMN reductase, with translation MRLLALSGSLRARSSNGAVLRSALSLWDGPTGLADIGALPHFNPDLDGDDDMPPAPVATLRAEVAAADALLLVSPEYAHGVPGVLKNALDWLVSSGECVHKPVAVITASPFPTGGDHANAQLRETLRMMTGTVVTAACREIPAIGPKVDPATARVADEDTLADLGRAMTHLAEAAAAPLTL